A single Drosophila miranda strain MSH22 chromosome XR, D.miranda_PacBio2.1, whole genome shotgun sequence DNA region contains:
- the LOC108153586 gene encoding mucin-5AC produces the protein MLTPCLLLVTVASLGLQTQAIRVDWGTNTGPIAPLPPRTTPLPPQKPYREPAPVWEDQSNDTPNPNPYVYVLPPPSRPRTWAIPAGPYAPPNYNNLPPRGNSINYGQLASSVYSAGVTSVPGLAAQYVPGVGIKYTAIVLPDKLQGKYNAKTKKYKAYEKAAKHAYPWNYLQQLPVEEKALEWQAQLEKQLEEEAAQQQHKHKDQALPTSSSTTSTSSTTTSTTTPAPAAAPSPSPSPSPSPSPTSATSDTADTTSTSAIQPTTIANYKVAHEKSAHLRKLTKQKRLHQLHLEMERQKEKLAKKQEQELQNSLQTS, from the exons CTCACTCCATGCCTGCTGCTAGTCACAGTCGCCAGCCTCGGCCTCCAGACGCAGGCCATCCGGGTGGACTGGGGCACGAACACGGGACCGATAGCGCCGCTGCCGCCACGAACCACGCCACTGCCCCCGCAGAAGCCGTACCGCGAACCGGCGCCTGTCTGGGAGGATCAAAGCAATGACAcacccaatcccaatccctaTGT GTACGTCTTGCCACCGCCATCCCGTCCTCGCACCTGGGCCATACCCGCCGGACCCTATGCCCCACCCAACTACAACAATCTGCCGCCCAGGGGCAACTCCATCAACTATGGACAGCTGGCCAGCTCCGTGTACAGTGCAGGAGTCACTTCGGTGCCAGGATTGGCGGCACAGTATGTCCCCGGCGTGGGCATCAAGTACACGGCCATTGTGTTGCCCGACAAGCTGCAGGGCAAGTACAATGCGAAGACCAAGAAGTACAAGGCCTACGAGAAGGCGGCCAAGCATGCGTATCCTTGGAACTAT ttgcagcagcTGCCAGTGGAGGAGAAGGCCTTGGAGTGGCAGGCGCAGCTCGAGAAGCAGCTCGAAGAAGAGgccgcccagcagcagcacaagcACAAAGATCAGGCTCTGCCTACCAGTTCCTCAACAACATCCACTTCATCTACAACTACGAGTACCACAacgccagcaccagcagcagcacccagccccagccccagcccaagcccaagccccaGCCCAACATCTGCCACATCAGACACCGCAGACACCACATCGACATCGGcaatacagcccacaacaatTGCCAATTACAAGGTGGCACACGAGAAGAGCGCTCACCTGAGGAAGCTCACCAAGCAGAAGAGACTCCATCAGCTGCACCTGGAGATGGAGAGGCAGAAGGAGAAGCTGGCcaagaagcaggagcaggagctgcaAAACTCGTTACAGACCAGTTGA